One window from the genome of Thermaerobacter marianensis DSM 12885 encodes:
- a CDS encoding flagellar hook-length control protein FliK, translated as MGTGAGGAAAAAGTAGPGGVSSPPLAGSTAAIRAAATVPGEAVGATGSGGGTQGMSNPVPGLASAGAGGPAAIGVGPGGPPAGGPAADAARWTAAVAQWIDSLEWHRAGDRHVLRLQLTPAHLGPLHVEVLGDGSSLAARITVFHPDTLALVHRHLDDLRQALVARGYQLTGLEVGLGGPGGQPGQPGAGGSGGYPTPPWRGGGPWTEDPASPARAGAGRRAEGGRRPQVPGAGRLDVRI; from the coding sequence ATGGGGACGGGTGCCGGCGGTGCCGCCGCTGCCGCCGGTACCGCCGGACCCGGTGGGGTGAGCAGCCCTCCGCTGGCGGGTTCTACTGCTGCGATTCGTGCTGCCGCCACGGTGCCGGGCGAGGCGGTCGGGGCGACCGGATCCGGAGGCGGCACCCAGGGGATGAGCAACCCGGTGCCGGGTCTGGCATCGGCCGGGGCGGGTGGCCCGGCCGCCATCGGCGTCGGGCCAGGTGGGCCGCCGGCCGGGGGACCCGCCGCCGACGCCGCCCGCTGGACCGCAGCGGTGGCCCAGTGGATCGACAGCCTGGAGTGGCACCGGGCGGGCGATCGGCATGTGCTGCGACTTCAGCTGACGCCGGCCCACCTGGGGCCCCTCCACGTGGAGGTGCTGGGGGACGGGAGCTCGCTGGCCGCACGGATCACCGTGTTCCATCCCGATACCCTGGCGCTGGTCCACCGGCACCTCGACGACCTGCGCCAGGCCTTGGTGGCCCGGGGTTACCAGTTGACCGGCCTTGAGGTGGGGTTGGGCGGGCCGGGCGGCCAGCCCGGGCAACCCGGAGCCGGGGGATCCGGCGGATACCCCACCCCGCCGTGGAGGGGCGGCGGCCCTTGGACGGAGGATCCCGCTTCCCCAGCCCGGGCCGGAGCCGGACGGCGGGCGGAAGGAGGCCGCCGCCCGCAGGTGCCTGGGGCAGGGCGCCTGGACGTGAGGATCTAG
- a CDS encoding flagellar hook capping FlgD N-terminal domain-containing protein, whose translation MDGTAAVTYRTAVSGPSPAAAPSVPATGTAEGTGAAAGTPATGGTAGVNGTRAAGSNPGGGAAAGPGGLGPDAFFRLLAAQLRYQDPLQPLQDTAFVAQLAQLTQLEETRALRATVSGLAALPLLGRAVAVTTADGEQQGTVTGVRLDPAAPGLIIDGRPVAWADVLGLRLVDPVPAGGDPPA comes from the coding sequence ATGGACGGGACAGCCGCGGTGACCTATCGCACGGCCGTGTCTGGGCCTTCCCCGGCCGCCGCCCCCTCCGTCCCGGCGACGGGGACCGCGGAGGGGACCGGCGCCGCCGCCGGGACCCCCGCGACAGGCGGAACCGCCGGTGTGAACGGGACCCGGGCAGCCGGCTCCAACCCGGGCGGCGGGGCGGCGGCAGGCCCGGGAGGACTGGGCCCCGACGCCTTCTTCCGGCTGCTGGCTGCCCAGCTGCGGTACCAGGATCCCCTGCAACCCCTTCAGGACACGGCCTTCGTGGCCCAGCTGGCCCAGCTCACCCAGCTGGAAGAGACCCGGGCCCTGCGGGCGACGGTGAGCGGCCTGGCCGCCCTACCCCTCCTGGGCCGGGCGGTGGCGGTGACCACCGCCGACGGCGAGCAGCAGGGGACGGTGACGGGCGTGCGGCTCGATCCCGCCGCACCCGGGCTCATCATCGACGGCCGGCCCGTGGCCTGGGCCGATGTCCTCGGACTGCGGCTGGTGGATCCGGTGCCGGCGGGCGGTGACCCGCCGGCGTGA
- a CDS encoding flagellar hook protein FlgE, which produces MMRSLYAGISGLQNHQLRMDVIGNNIANVNTVGFKSSRVTFKELFNQTLRGAAAPAGPTRGGTNPIQIGLGTALAGIDVIHQPGNPQVTGVATDLAIQGDGFFVLQDAAGGYAYTRAGDFRLDAAGYLVNADGLRVLGWQAQGGVLPARDAVNLGPIRVPVDMFVPAQASSRVTWSSNLDATTPTNTPLTRAVDVYDSLGNAHTLIFTFTRTGSNQWSWQAEDAANPGTSLGQGTLTFGNSGLLTAGNTGTVSFTPTGAATINLQVDFSGLTQYAAPSTLEGTADGYPAGELTSFAIDTSGTITGTFSNGTTQPIAQVALASFANPAGLLRDGNLYWESNNSGVARIGVAGTGGRGALTPGALEMSNVDLSREFVDMIVTQRGFQANSRVITTSDEMLQELVNLKR; this is translated from the coding sequence ATGATGCGCTCCCTGTACGCCGGCATCTCGGGGCTGCAGAACCACCAGCTCCGGATGGACGTCATCGGCAACAACATCGCCAACGTGAACACCGTGGGCTTCAAGTCAAGCCGCGTCACCTTCAAGGAGCTCTTCAACCAGACCTTGCGGGGGGCGGCGGCACCCGCCGGGCCCACCCGCGGCGGGACGAACCCGATCCAGATCGGCCTCGGCACCGCCCTGGCCGGCATCGACGTCATCCACCAGCCGGGCAACCCCCAGGTGACGGGGGTGGCCACGGACCTGGCGATCCAGGGCGACGGGTTCTTCGTGCTGCAGGACGCCGCGGGCGGGTATGCCTACACCCGGGCGGGCGACTTCCGCCTGGACGCCGCGGGGTACCTGGTCAATGCCGACGGCCTGCGGGTCCTGGGCTGGCAGGCGCAGGGCGGGGTCCTTCCGGCCCGTGACGCCGTCAACCTGGGCCCGATCCGGGTGCCCGTCGACATGTTCGTCCCGGCCCAGGCCAGCAGCCGGGTGACCTGGTCCAGCAACCTGGACGCGACCACTCCCACCAACACCCCCCTGACCCGGGCCGTGGACGTCTACGATTCGCTCGGCAACGCGCATACCCTGATCTTCACCTTCACCCGGACGGGTTCCAACCAGTGGAGCTGGCAGGCGGAGGACGCCGCCAACCCGGGCACGTCCCTGGGCCAGGGCACCCTCACGTTCGGCAATAGCGGCCTGCTGACGGCGGGGAACACCGGCACCGTTAGCTTCACCCCGACGGGCGCCGCGACCATCAACCTCCAGGTCGACTTTTCGGGCCTGACCCAATATGCCGCGCCCTCGACGCTGGAGGGGACGGCCGACGGCTACCCCGCCGGCGAGCTGACCTCCTTCGCCATCGACACCTCGGGTACCATCACCGGGACCTTCTCCAACGGGACGACCCAGCCCATCGCCCAGGTGGCCCTGGCCTCCTTCGCCAACCCGGCCGGCCTGCTGCGGGACGGCAACCTCTACTGGGAGTCCAACAACTCCGGGGTTGCCCGGATCGGGGTGGCGGGGACCGGGGGCCGGGGCGCCTTGACCCCGGGAGCCCTGGAGATGTCCAATGTCGACCTGTCCCGGGAGTTCGTGGACATGATCGTGACCCAGCGCGGCTTCCAGGCCAACTCCCGGGTGATCACCACCTCCGACGAGATGTTGCAGGAGCTGGTGAACCTCAAGCGGTGA
- a CDS encoding flagellar FlbD family protein, whose protein sequence is MVPVTRLDGRELVVNAELIETLEATPDTVITLTTGRRLVVREPVEEIVRRVVTYRRRVLAGGRRPGNPGRSWRATPVAAGGAEEPTAEPGRHPTGREDGDAG, encoded by the coding sequence GTGGTGCCGGTGACCCGCCTTGACGGCCGGGAACTGGTGGTCAACGCAGAACTCATCGAGACCCTGGAGGCTACGCCCGACACCGTCATCACCCTGACCACCGGCCGGCGGCTGGTGGTGCGGGAACCGGTGGAGGAGATCGTCCGGCGGGTGGTGACCTACCGGCGGCGGGTGCTGGCCGGCGGGCGACGGCCAGGGAACCCGGGCCGGTCCTGGCGGGCCACCCCGGTCGCTGCGGGAGGGGCGGAAGAGCCGACGGCGGAGCCGGGCCGTCATCCCACCGGTCGTGAGGACGGTGACGCGGGTTGA
- a CDS encoding flagellar basal body-associated FliL family protein: protein MRGKLKLVLAIVVTAAVAALGTWLAVGRAGGGSPPPPEPVDVALDPFTTNLRDGRVVQVSLVLRVAGAEAAKALETKHGADVRHQVYRVLRGMTAADLAGTAGMDRLRQAVWQALAAPAAPAAENETGSAGGGAQAPGAGAGSSGTGAGEAAGASGGGTGGAGLGLPVLEVLITDLIVQ from the coding sequence TTGAGAGGCAAGCTGAAGCTCGTGCTGGCGATCGTCGTCACCGCCGCCGTGGCGGCGTTGGGAACCTGGCTGGCGGTGGGCCGGGCGGGCGGTGGCTCGCCCCCGCCGCCGGAACCGGTCGACGTGGCACTGGACCCCTTCACCACCAACCTGCGGGACGGCCGGGTGGTCCAGGTGAGCCTGGTGCTGCGGGTGGCGGGGGCCGAGGCGGCCAAAGCCCTCGAGACCAAGCACGGGGCCGACGTCCGCCACCAGGTGTACCGGGTCCTGCGGGGGATGACGGCGGCCGACCTGGCGGGGACGGCGGGCATGGACCGCCTGCGGCAGGCGGTCTGGCAGGCCCTGGCCGCGCCGGCGGCACCGGCGGCGGAGAACGAGACCGGTTCGGCGGGCGGTGGCGCCCAGGCCCCCGGTGCGGGGGCCGGTTCCTCCGGCACCGGGGCCGGCGAGGCGGCCGGCGCATCCGGCGGCGGAACCGGCGGCGCCGGGCTGGGGCTGCCCGTACTGGAAGTGCTGATCACGGACCTCATCGTCCAGTGA
- the fliM gene encoding flagellar motor switch protein FliM produces MNQGTARKGGRRSPVIRLYDFRRPDKFSKEQLRTLAMIHENVARLATGFLSGQLRTVVEVDVLEVEETTYGEFITGLANPTVVAVFNLPPLESSAVMDLEPSIAFPMVDRLFGGPGTGAAAGRGLTEIETVVMRVILQGLLGAVAEGWGQLVQVQGELVTVAANPLFVQVQPPNEIAVRVVMAVRFGQQEGAWRLCLPYPLLEPVLPRLAVHQYYARETKSHARSRERWEEGLRHVPLPVTVVLGRTRLTVRELLALEPGQVLRLDTRAGGLVDVLVAGRPKFRGLPGRAGPRLAVQVVERVAEEEQGHGHRRMGDVVTRGD; encoded by the coding sequence GTGAACCAGGGGACAGCGCGAAAGGGCGGGCGGCGGTCGCCGGTGATCCGGCTTTACGATTTCCGGCGCCCGGACAAGTTCTCCAAGGAACAGCTGCGCACCCTGGCCATGATCCACGAGAACGTGGCGCGGCTGGCCACCGGGTTCCTCTCCGGCCAGCTCCGCACCGTGGTAGAGGTCGACGTCCTGGAGGTGGAGGAGACCACCTACGGCGAGTTCATCACCGGCCTCGCCAACCCCACGGTGGTGGCCGTGTTCAACCTGCCGCCCCTGGAGAGCAGCGCCGTCATGGACCTCGAACCGTCCATCGCCTTCCCCATGGTCGACCGGCTCTTCGGCGGGCCGGGCACCGGGGCGGCGGCGGGCCGCGGGCTGACGGAGATCGAGACGGTGGTCATGCGGGTGATCCTCCAGGGGCTCCTCGGCGCCGTGGCCGAGGGTTGGGGGCAGCTGGTCCAGGTCCAAGGCGAGCTGGTGACCGTGGCGGCGAACCCCCTGTTCGTCCAGGTGCAGCCGCCCAACGAGATCGCCGTGCGGGTGGTCATGGCCGTCCGCTTCGGCCAGCAGGAGGGCGCCTGGCGGCTTTGCCTGCCCTACCCGCTCCTGGAGCCGGTCCTGCCGCGGCTGGCGGTGCACCAGTACTACGCGCGGGAGACCAAGAGCCACGCCCGGTCCCGCGAGCGCTGGGAGGAGGGCCTGCGCCACGTGCCCCTACCCGTCACCGTGGTCCTCGGACGAACGCGGCTCACGGTACGGGAGCTGCTGGCCCTGGAACCCGGGCAGGTGCTGCGGCTGGATACCCGGGCCGGGGGGCTCGTGGACGTTCTGGTGGCAGGCCGGCCCAAGTTCCGGGGCTTGCCGGGAAGGGCAGGGCCCCGGCTGGCGGTGCAGGTGGTGGAACGGGTGGCGGAGGAGGAGCAGGGCCATGGGCACCGGCGAATGGGAGATGTTGTCACAAGAGGAGATTGA
- the fliN gene encoding flagellar motor switch protein FliN, with the protein MGTGEWEMLSQEEIDALLRSLAEEGGQGAAGEGAAGATSGEAGRAGNDPAAAATTAADQSAPAPGDDPGGQGSRGPGRGAGAAGAGTGSGGPSAGAGQATGPGARSTAGAADATGAGGSGGAGGDVEQRAGSSGTTGGVGAGTSPAGAPATGSGQAATAGEPALRWEPGPGFTAGAAFRPFPGAEGTAAAGPAGGDGAGPSRGTLDLVLDVPLQLTVELGQTQRTVREILEMAPGTVVELDRLAGEPVDLLVNGRLIARGEVVVIDENFGIRITDIVSPGERLRRLR; encoded by the coding sequence ATGGGCACCGGCGAATGGGAGATGTTGTCACAAGAGGAGATTGACGCCCTGTTGCGCAGCCTGGCCGAAGAAGGCGGGCAAGGAGCGGCGGGCGAGGGCGCAGCGGGCGCCACGTCCGGCGAGGCGGGTCGCGCCGGGAACGATCCGGCGGCCGCCGCCACGACCGCCGCGGACCAGTCGGCTCCGGCTCCGGGGGACGATCCGGGCGGGCAGGGATCCCGCGGCCCCGGCCGCGGAGCCGGTGCGGCCGGGGCTGGGACCGGGTCCGGGGGGCCGTCCGCCGGGGCTGGGCAGGCAACGGGCCCCGGCGCCCGTAGCACGGCAGGTGCCGCGGATGCCACCGGCGCGGGCGGGTCCGGCGGAGCAGGCGGGGATGTCGAGCAGCGGGCGGGGTCGTCCGGAACCACCGGCGGGGTGGGCGCGGGCACCTCTCCGGCCGGCGCCCCGGCGACCGGCTCCGGGCAGGCGGCCACCGCCGGCGAGCCCGCCCTCCGCTGGGAGCCGGGCCCGGGGTTCACGGCCGGGGCCGCCTTCCGCCCCTTTCCCGGTGCGGAGGGGACGGCAGCCGCCGGCCCCGCGGGTGGCGACGGGGCCGGCCCGTCCCGCGGTACCCTGGACCTGGTGCTCGACGTCCCCCTGCAGCTCACCGTGGAGCTGGGGCAGACCCAGCGGACGGTGCGGGAGATCCTCGAGATGGCTCCCGGCACGGTGGTCGAGCTCGACCGCCTGGCCGGGGAACCGGTGGACCTGCTGGTCAACGGCCGGCTCATCGCCCGGGGCGAGGTGGTGGTGATCGATGAGAACTTCGGCATCCGCATCACCGACATCGTCAGCCCTGGCGAGCGCCTCCGCCGGCTCCGCTGA
- a CDS encoding response regulator, with product MVVLDPAAYTRRQVRAQLAPLGCTVVELAGTEDGAHVARQVARARVLVVEPAPYGSRAEAWLRELRAANPQAALVVCTALTTRAAVVAYRRAGAADVVAKPWEPGRLQEAVAAALATAGPGAGTT from the coding sequence GTGGTGGTCCTCGACCCCGCTGCCTACACCCGCCGGCAGGTGCGGGCCCAGCTGGCTCCCTTGGGATGCACCGTGGTGGAGCTGGCGGGCACCGAGGACGGAGCCCATGTGGCCCGCCAGGTGGCCCGGGCCCGGGTGCTGGTGGTGGAACCGGCGCCCTACGGCAGCCGGGCCGAGGCGTGGCTCCGGGAGCTGCGGGCTGCCAACCCCCAGGCCGCCCTGGTGGTCTGCACGGCGCTGACGACCCGGGCGGCGGTGGTGGCCTACCGGCGGGCGGGGGCCGCCGACGTGGTGGCCAAGCCGTGGGAGCCGGGCCGGCTGCAGGAGGCGGTGGCGGCCGCGTTGGCCACGGCCGGCCCGGGCGCGGGGACGACATGA
- a CDS encoding FliO/MopB family protein, which yields MAGRIWPVARRRAAGRGPVAGRRRAGRWGDRGDGGAFWTSLIQFLLASLLVIAAAAWGSRALGRWLRPRPAPDGLQIRSAVSLGGRRMLCVVRWHGDDLLLGVTDHGVSLLDRRPARGDEPA from the coding sequence GTGGCGGGCCGGATCTGGCCGGTGGCCAGACGGCGGGCGGCGGGGCGGGGGCCGGTCGCCGGCCGGCGGCGGGCCGGCCGATGGGGAGACCGGGGGGACGGGGGAGCCTTTTGGACCAGTCTGATCCAGTTCTTGCTCGCTTCCTTGCTCGTCATCGCCGCCGCCGCCTGGGGGAGCCGCGCCCTGGGGCGCTGGCTGCGCCCGCGCCCGGCCCCGGATGGCCTGCAGATCCGGTCGGCGGTCTCCCTGGGCGGCCGGCGGATGCTGTGCGTGGTCCGCTGGCACGGCGACGACCTCCTGCTGGGGGTCACCGACCACGGGGTGAGCCTCCTGGACCGGCGCCCGGCCCGGGGGGATGAACCGGCATGA
- the fliP gene encoding flagellar type III secretion system pore protein FliP (The bacterial flagellar biogenesis protein FliP forms a type III secretion system (T3SS)-type pore required for flagellar assembly.) translates to MIPQVNVTLQPATGPEGLGVALQILLLLTVLSLAPAILIMMTGFTRIVVALSFLRSALGTQQAPPNQVLVGLALFLTVFVMAPVWQQVYQDAWVPYRDGQIGQVEALQRAQQPVREFMFRYTRERDLALFLELSGRGPVESRDQVPTYVLIPAFAISELKTAFQIGFILYVPFLVIDMVVASTLMSMGMLMVPPMLVSLPFKILLFVLVDGWNLVVRSLLASFGAGT, encoded by the coding sequence ATGATCCCCCAGGTCAACGTCACCCTGCAGCCGGCGACCGGGCCCGAGGGGCTGGGCGTCGCCCTGCAGATCCTGCTGCTCCTGACGGTGCTGTCCCTGGCCCCGGCCATTCTGATCATGATGACGGGGTTCACCCGGATCGTGGTGGCCCTGTCGTTCCTGCGCAGCGCCCTGGGCACCCAGCAGGCTCCGCCCAACCAGGTGCTGGTGGGTCTGGCCCTTTTCCTCACCGTGTTCGTCATGGCACCGGTCTGGCAGCAGGTCTACCAGGACGCCTGGGTCCCCTACCGGGACGGGCAGATCGGTCAGGTGGAGGCGCTGCAGCGGGCCCAGCAGCCCGTGCGGGAGTTCATGTTCCGCTACACCCGCGAGCGGGACCTGGCCCTGTTCCTGGAGCTGTCGGGCCGGGGCCCCGTGGAATCCCGGGACCAGGTGCCGACCTACGTGCTGATCCCGGCCTTCGCCATCAGCGAGCTGAAGACGGCCTTTCAGATCGGGTTCATCCTGTACGTGCCGTTCCTGGTCATCGACATGGTGGTGGCTAGCACCCTGATGTCCATGGGCATGCTGATGGTTCCGCCCATGCTGGTCTCCTTACCTTTTAAGATCCTCCTGTTCGTCCTGGTGGATGGGTGGAACCTGGTGGTGCGGTCGCTGCTGGCCTCCTTCGGCGCAGGGACCTAG
- the fliQ gene encoding flagellar biosynthesis protein FliQ has protein sequence MTDAMVLTVGREALWTGLLVAAPVLVLTVLVGVVVSVLQAATQVTEQTLVFVPKILAAAAALLLFGPWMLATLVRYTVQLYQSIPGVLG, from the coding sequence ATGACGGATGCCATGGTGCTGACGGTGGGACGGGAGGCCCTGTGGACCGGATTGCTGGTGGCGGCACCCGTCCTGGTGCTGACGGTGCTGGTGGGCGTGGTCGTCAGCGTCCTGCAGGCCGCGACCCAGGTGACGGAGCAGACCCTGGTCTTCGTCCCCAAGATCCTGGCAGCGGCCGCGGCCCTGCTGCTCTTCGGGCCGTGGATGCTGGCCACCCTAGTGCGGTACACGGTCCAGCTGTATCAGTCCATCCCGGGCGTGCTGGGGTGA
- the fliR gene encoding flagellar biosynthetic protein FliR translates to MDLAAIATTELNRFLLCLARTSGLVVASPVFGGGLVPAPARAFLAVLLALSIFPLMPPVSPPATVLGYGGALLAEVAVGLALGLVTALVFAAVQLAGQLLDLSTGFGLSGVFDPVSSQSMPVLGHFLYLVMWAMLLATDGHHLILRALAESYRRVPPGGAGLAAGAPVVLDLAGWMFATGLMLSLPVLAVLVAVMVALGLVSRAVPQFNVFITGLPVQVAVTLVALLAGLPALAAAMTGLVQPMGEALGRIVEAMAR, encoded by the coding sequence GTGGACTTGGCGGCCATCGCCACCACGGAACTGAACCGGTTCCTGCTCTGCCTGGCCCGGACCAGCGGCCTGGTGGTGGCCTCACCGGTCTTCGGCGGGGGGCTGGTGCCGGCGCCCGCCCGCGCCTTCCTGGCCGTCCTTCTGGCGCTGAGCATCTTCCCCCTGATGCCGCCGGTGTCGCCGCCGGCGACGGTGCTGGGCTACGGCGGAGCCTTGCTGGCCGAGGTGGCCGTCGGCCTGGCCCTGGGGCTGGTGACGGCCCTGGTGTTCGCCGCCGTGCAGCTGGCCGGCCAGCTCCTCGATCTGTCCACGGGCTTCGGCCTGAGCGGCGTGTTCGACCCCGTTTCGAGCCAGTCCATGCCGGTGCTGGGACACTTCCTCTACCTGGTCATGTGGGCGATGCTGCTGGCCACCGACGGCCACCACCTGATCCTGCGGGCCCTGGCCGAGAGCTACCGCCGCGTTCCCCCGGGCGGGGCGGGCCTGGCCGCCGGTGCCCCGGTGGTGCTGGACCTGGCGGGGTGGATGTTCGCCACCGGGCTGATGCTCAGCCTGCCCGTGCTGGCCGTCCTGGTGGCGGTGATGGTGGCGCTGGGTCTGGTGTCCCGGGCGGTACCCCAGTTCAACGTGTTCATCACGGGTCTGCCGGTCCAGGTGGCGGTGACCCTGGTCGCCCTGCTGGCGGGCCTGCCCGCCCTGGCCGCGGCCATGACGGGCCTGGTGCAGCCCATGGGCGAGGCCCTCGGTCGCATCGTGGAGGCGATGGCGCGGTGA
- a CDS encoding EscU/YscU/HrcU family type III secretion system export apparatus switch protein: protein MNLQLFAGERVLPPSPRRLREARRRGEVARSADLTAALLLLAAAALAGVLVPAAAREVARLTRHLWSTLPAGVPGDWTVADAAGLGRVALLATLAAAAPLALVGWAVSAGAGFVQTGGLFQIGLVAPRWERINPLAGLQRLVSRRALVELLKAPVKLAVLVAVLGPALVQAAGQLLAATGTPAEALLPAAARAVHGLMWRGALAYLVVALADYAYQWWEHQQSLRMTVQEWKQDQKEAEGDPVLRQRLRQRQRQLARRRMLQEVPRVDVVVTNPTHVAVALRYDPARMGAPVVVAKGLGVLALRIRAVAEAHGVPVMEEPALARALYKAVEVGQEIPPALYVAVAEVLAFVWRLRGYGAGETGGPDGGRPGGRVVPPAGPVARVPAGSSRSSRNGAGAGSAAHAQPARSGTGEVR, encoded by the coding sequence ATGAACCTGCAGCTCTTCGCCGGCGAGCGGGTGCTGCCGCCCTCCCCGCGCCGGCTGCGGGAGGCCCGGCGCCGGGGCGAGGTGGCCCGCAGCGCCGACCTCACGGCCGCCCTGCTGCTTCTGGCGGCGGCCGCCCTGGCCGGTGTCCTGGTGCCGGCGGCCGCCCGGGAGGTGGCCCGCCTGACCCGCCACCTCTGGAGCACCCTGCCGGCGGGGGTCCCGGGCGACTGGACCGTGGCCGACGCGGCGGGCCTGGGAAGGGTGGCCCTGCTGGCCACCCTGGCGGCCGCCGCCCCCCTGGCCCTGGTGGGATGGGCCGTGTCGGCGGGAGCCGGGTTCGTCCAGACCGGCGGGCTGTTCCAGATCGGTTTGGTGGCGCCGCGGTGGGAGCGGATCAACCCGCTGGCCGGGCTGCAGCGGCTGGTATCGCGGCGGGCCCTGGTGGAACTGCTCAAGGCACCGGTCAAGCTGGCCGTCCTGGTGGCGGTGCTGGGCCCGGCCCTGGTTCAGGCCGCCGGGCAGCTGCTGGCGGCCACGGGGACCCCGGCGGAAGCCCTGCTGCCCGCGGCGGCCCGGGCGGTGCACGGCCTCATGTGGCGCGGCGCCCTGGCCTATCTGGTGGTGGCCCTGGCCGACTACGCCTACCAGTGGTGGGAGCACCAGCAGTCCCTGCGGATGACGGTCCAGGAGTGGAAGCAGGACCAGAAGGAAGCCGAGGGCGACCCCGTCCTGCGCCAGCGGCTGCGGCAGCGGCAGCGCCAGCTGGCCCGCCGCCGGATGCTGCAGGAGGTGCCCCGGGTCGACGTGGTGGTGACCAACCCCACCCACGTGGCGGTGGCCCTGCGGTACGACCCGGCCCGCATGGGGGCGCCCGTGGTGGTGGCCAAGGGCCTGGGCGTCCTGGCCCTGCGGATCCGCGCGGTGGCGGAGGCCCACGGCGTGCCCGTGATGGAAGAACCGGCCCTGGCCCGGGCCCTGTACAAGGCCGTCGAGGTGGGCCAGGAGATCCCGCCGGCTCTCTACGTCGCCGTGGCCGAGGTGCTGGCCTTCGTCTGGCGGCTTCGGGGCTACGGTGCCGGCGAGACCGGCGGTCCGGACGGCGGGCGCCCTGGCGGCCGGGTCGTGCCGCCCGCGGGACCGGTGGCTCGGGTGCCGGCGGGTTCCAGCCGGTCGTCCCGGAACGGCGCCGGGGCCGGGAGCGCGGCCCACGCCCAGCCGGCCCGCTCCGGTACGGGGGAGGTGAGGTAG